ATATCTGAAATACTATTCTAAATACTTTTTAACGtatgtttgctttttctttttacataAGACAGCTTATTATCTGAGAAACAGTCCCAAGTTGATATTTACCAATTGATATAAGCTACTCCTTTATTTCGATGCTATGTTAAAATTGGTtgaatagtatattatatattcaaaaagtGTATTGTTAAGAATGGgttaaatgttataaaaaggtatatttttattttttacttaattcagtctgttgttattttttaagtgTCAAGCAACGGTCACACTGTTAGAGGACATCTTTTGAGAGCTGTAGTTTTTGCATTGTCCCACTGTGCAAGCGTTTCATTGATTCATGCCAATTGGTAACATATTGCAGTGTTCAAGCCGTTTTCAAATCTGCTTTTAACACCGCTGACTAAGTGAAACCAAATCACACATTTGAGTCATGTTATCTCGCTACCAAATGATTCGAGGaaacagttttgttgttgggttATTTACTGCTGTTTTTCCTCACAGcaagtgtatttatttatttatttgttcacCACGTGATTCACAAGAAATTCTTCTGTTATTAAAGTTTCACTCGCTTCACAAcattcacaattcacaataattatgaatattgaATCACATTAGTCAGTCAATCAAGCAAATCAATCACATTTCAATCTAGCACAAAACAGCTTTCCACAGCACATACATTTTTCTGTATTATTGCTTAGACTTTGAACAATTTGTGTTCACAGtaagaatttgaatttttgttgttgttgtcattgttgttgccgagcAAACCTCACATTTCCATACGTGCATgcgtataagtgtgtgtgtgtcttgctGTGGTGTGGCTGTGTACGTCGAAAAAATACATGGAGAATACGCGTTGCGTTGCGGGTGGGGATTGAACCGTTAAGCGTTACGTTGTTTTGTATGGCGTCGCGATTTACGTTATGCTGCATCACATAAgcattgcattttaatagCAGCTCTCCTAGatgcgcacacacatacacatgtacaaGTATTAATatacgtatatgtatgtatgcatgtaaatatccaaaaatataaacgaaCCCAACATACGAATAGGAGGAGgaaggagctgctgctgtacGTAATAAAATCCCTTGCGCTGCAATGCAGccagcaaccgcagcagcagcgacagcgcaGTTACTGCGCAGCAAGCGCACATGCTTCGcttcttatttataaattgagcCAGCCCTTATGTGTTCAACTCTCTGTTATGTGCCAGCCGCTGACGAGACATAcgtatttacacacacacactcacacacatacatacagacataTTGTCTCTACGTAGTACGTGCGAACGTGCGTGCATGAGGTTTGCttgtatatgtacatttcgatgtatgtgtgtatgcgtgtgcgcTCTTGTGTGATGCCATCGTCGATATTGAaagtacgtatgtatgtatgtacatgccTTTATGTACGAACGAATATTTGTACATAATACACAAAGTATCGACGACGTTGCCTTTTGTACGAATGAATCGTTCAAAATTGCTTGGATTTGCGAACAACAACgggacgacgacaacgatcCGATACGAAGTTAATTCtttatacgtacatatgtatggatgtatatatgtacgtcCGTATGTAGACATGTATCACATGCCATAAGTATGTACATTCAtccatatgtacatatgtttgtgtgtacatatcattttcatttttcacgGAACAAATATggctgcacacaaaaaaacgtTGCGTTGAAAAACGCTTacgctgctttgctgctgcttaaaaGCACTTTTCACATTCACACCAAtaattttacatacatatacgtatttctggtttttattttttgcttttccatttaatcaaatatttaaagaacgACAGCGACCATTTAAAAGCTGACTGGCTGATTGGGGAGCGAGCGTAGAGATTCCGTTTGCGTagccgtttttttttcttttttttgttggtttgagTGCGTGATTACGCCATTTTCTTTACTCTGCACGCCCAATTTCACAATTACCTTTGTTAAATTTCGTAGTTTTCTTTACTGTTGCACACGCGTACACTGTGTGAGCGTTTTATTCGAATTAATTTGGATCACTTATTgtgatattttatattcttttaacgattttttaaatgcatttgttaAAAAACTTATAAGTTTTCACCACACTAACCACCACACGCACGACTTGTCGACAGACTCACTGAGGAACTCAGCGTGACCGCAAGCTAGattccaaaatatattttttaatgaagacaaatgtactaaaatataccaattgtcTCTCTGGCATTGGTTACATTTTACGATATTGTGTATCGATATTttcagcaataaaaataaaacaaattatttgtttttaaatacacaatgaattgtatagaaaaaatatgcaaaattacaacaaatattgatataaaaaatggacactaaaaaatataaataatacgaTACAGCACATTGAGACCGTAAAGGGcgtaatacaatatatttagtataaaaatactgaaatcgTATTGCCCATTGCTTTCATGACATCATATAATGCCAGCTTAGGTCAAACTTACGATCTGTGCTCAAAACGCAATATCGTAACtatcaacattttttataggACAGCTGGTAATGCCTCTTCTTCCCTTTGAATACCCGAAACAATTTGTTGACACATTAAATGccttttgtaaattatttacttgTTAAGTTAAAATTGTCCTCCCATACATCgtacaataaatacattaaaggGATACGAAAATCACTGCACTTCATATAGCCTTCATTATGAGTATGGATTTAATCTGTTGGGTTTTGaataacaataagaataaAGTCCTTGTCGGGAGCGACCATAATTTCGTGCTTCTTGGAACGGACTCGTAGGAATGTCATATCGTTAGATGGATCCAGATCACGCACCACACTGCGAGCCTTATCTGCCAGCTGACTCATCAATCCAGCGTATTGTACGGTCGTCGTATTGTCTAGTGTTGACTTCACTGGAATACCTAATAAGCCAACTCTGCTGTATTAAATAGTCAACATagaattgcatttgcagtcATAACCCACCTTCATTATTGACGACAATTGTGCCAACGACGCCTTTGTGGCTTTGAATTCGTTTGAGCGTTTCTTCGACTTCTTGCGACTGTTGATTAAACTTATCATAATCACATTTtctatgaattatttttaacttacCATAACGACTACAAATTTAGCTtaacaattttgcaaaaaatataaagtttgtTTGTTCGATAAAGCTGTGTGACCAAATGTCGATATggcgaaaatactacaaattgTGCGGTTGAGTAATCGAATATAAATGGGGTTCCCTTGCACgaataaacttttttaaataattaaaattaaaatatctaCCTATCCATATCTGgcttaataattttaaaattgaaaaaaaaaaggttttctGTAGTAACacctaaaatatttttagcgaTTTTATGTTTGACCCATAAACCCATCTAACAACCGTTGCTATAGAAACTTTCCATGGCGATTTCAAAAGTAAATCGAATGACAAAAAATAACCGACTTTTTAGTGAAAACATGTTCCAGAGCCCCCCagaaaaagtaatttaattaattaaatattttcatttgaaattcaattgtaAAAATAGTTTCAAAATTCGTATACTTTTTACAGCCACGTCGAACTATTCGTTATGTGGAAGAAGCGTTCAGACAGAtccaacaaaagaaaaatatacgcgacatagttattattaatgaACGTGGACATCCAGTAAAAAGCACAATGGAACACGAAGATGCAGTTAAATTTGTTGGTTACTTTCAAGAGATTCGAGGCAGATTGGAGAGAGGCATGGAGAAAATTGATCCCACCGATGAACTGCTAATGATAAGAGTACGCACGAAATTTCACGAAGTATTATTAAGTCCCGATTCCAAAATAACTTATATTGTCGTgcaaaatgcagaaaaataaaaactcggGTTTGAATTAAAACAATGCAGTTTTGGCTTTTTATAAGCGAGGGCAACGATAACAAGAGTAAATTTTTTCGTTAATCATTCGTTAAAAGTTTTCGTTATTTCATAATTggaatatttgcttttattacacAAAGAACGGCAATACATATTATACAGTTACTActatttttgtaattgaacgtattgtaaatatttaaaaaactacAACATCGGCAAAAGTTTAAACGCCACTATCGCTTTCCAGCTGCAATCTCTAACACTCTGATAATAACATTGCCATTAGAGCTTAACATAAGCTCATAAAAAGCCAATGTTGTTTTGTATGTTAAGAAACAGTCCCGTGTGTCAAACGTGTGTTTTCGGTCCGTGTGCGCGATTTACGTCGTAATTAAAGCAAACGCTAGCgcgtaattaattaatcaaatttcaatttaaattcattttatacgtgtgtgtgtgtgcaattgttgcttttattatttgcaaacgGTGATGCCGAATTCGATGCTGACTACGTCGCGGCCAACAAAGTTGGTGACGTCGCGTTTGTGCCCAACAAGGCGTTGacaaaacaaacttgaaaACGGATCGCAAAAAGTAGacaaaaaacaatagcaacaataaataaaagtcgTGGCTAAAACGTAAATTGAAAAAGTGCAAAGaagaatttgtttaaataaatacatcttactatttttggcatttactTGCTTGTGTGTTAGTGTCTGAGAGATTCTGTGCTCTGCTtctgtgtgtgcgcgtgtgtgttttgtgtcttTGCAAATaagtgtacgtgtgtgtgcgtgtagcAAATAGAATTTTACACACAAGTGTGCGTGACACCCACACAAAACGTGCGGTAAATGCAGCTCCGCAAAAATGTGCAGCATAACGCGAAACGAAATGGTCAATGTGACACAGCAGGATTTACACGATCTATTagaaattttcgaaaaaaaatcaTTCGAGGCGACGGCCTTTGAGGAAGGGTCAGCGGTAagtcgatttttttttgcctttgacATACATTTTTTACATTGCACGTGCCGTAACATTTACTAGTCAAATTCCGCATTAACAGCGCATTTAACAGTGCCCAATATAACAGTGACTGAAGCTTTAGGGTTAGGAAGGAATTGTGCCGTACTTAGAGACTTCAACAACTTCCTTTTTTGCGCTCCATCGAAGAAGTTTGCATGGCCGCGCCCAAAAAAATGCGATTGCCAAAATGGCAGCCAAAATTGGAGTAAACGATACTTTTTTTAACGGCCTGCATGGCAACCATAATCATCATCCTGTCTCAACCTCCCCTCCCTCTTTGACTAGAAATCGATGAGCGTCGCGTCTTAAGACTTTCACTCATTTCTCTCGTATTTGTCTGTCTCTCGCTACAAATGTGCATACTAATGTAACTGTACATAAtgtgcatgtatgtatatgtatgtatgtgtgtaactGTCTTTAGGTAAGCTTAAGCACCGCCTTTTACTCTTGACATGCCGTGCCGTGTGACTTTTCGTGCGTTTTTCTTTGCCCTCATTTCAAGTTACAACATTGAAACGACGTTGACACGCACTTGAGCAATTTGTCTGCTCCCTCCTCCCCTCATTGGCGGCTGCCCTTTATTGGTgtgttatatcaatatttttaaataaataattaaaacggTAACATCCTTAACAGGCGATGTTAACATGCTGCCGTGTAAACAGGTCGCCACTGTTAAccggcaacaataacaacaaaggtTTGGTTCTATGCAAGCGCGTGTctatatgtgtgagtgtgtgtaattgAGAGACAGTTGaaaagagaggggagagagcgagagttaATGCTTGTAAATTAAAACCGCAAACACttggcaacaataaaaataccttAGCTAGGGCATACGACGTGTGTGCCCAACCCCAcctcttctttctctctctcgttctctctttaCTCTTCCCCCTCCCCGACCGATTATTACAAAAGTTGGCACGTAACCTCACACGTTTTGTGCATTTGTTCAGCTGCAGCGCAAAACTGATAAACGAATCGTTTGGTTTACAATCAAttgccaaagaaaaaaaaaacaaaaatcaaataaacgtCCAATGCACATTTTGTAGAGTGCAAAATGTTTGCGCTTCTGTTacattgttgctattgttattatttctaaaCCTGGCAatgtgttgtttattttattgtctcTGGCTTGCTTCGTTTATCAAACACATTTGTCGCTTatcagtaacagcaacagcagcagcgcgtCGTCGTAAGTATTTCCTTATCAACGCAAGCGCAAACGTAAGCAAACGCTACGAAAGCGCAACACTAAGATTGGGACGATAAGAGCAAGGGAGACAAAAGTCATGTTAAAGCTCTGTTAGGTGGCAACCCTTTTAAGGTGCATCAGGCTTAAGCTCAATATCGATAAAATTCTGTTTGCCAATCGAATTTACAAATTGCATTGCGgtcattttgcaaatttatcaAGTTTCTACGGGTTGGACGTGTGTAAgacaccaaaaaaaagttgaataataaaatcgaaatgacgtatttattttatttatttattgacttgTACTTAGGAAAAACGTCAATtcgaatttattattcaactttttttttggtgtctGACACACAAACAACCCGTAGAAATTTGATGAATTTGCAAAATGACCGCAATGCAATTTCTAATCATAAACGATAACTGCGGTCCCCATATGATTTCagtacttttatatatatcaaatgatTACTGCAAAACTCACATTGTTTCTTTGTTCtctaatttgattttactttttttgcttgttattgggagagtaaattatttatagcatTGCGGTTGGCACGTGACCAGTCCATTTGCGACTTGGATTATTTCAAGtttgcttaataaataataagcgCCACGTTGAATCAGAACTGTGCATCAGGGCAAAGTTCCAGTTCTCGGAGGAATTACGTAATCGAATGGATTGCAAGCTAAATACCTAGAAGCTATTGTCATGCTCATAAAATAAGAATTCATTCCACGCCTCGACTGTTTAATGGAGTTATCTTTCAGATAATAAACTGAGAGGCGTTTGAGACTTAGTTGCTGTAATCTTACCATGAAGAACAGGTTTTTACGATAATTAGAATtggaataaatatttaagaaataaaagctTAAAAACAAAGATAATCCGATCTTCTTAGGATTTAGTCTTTAGGGTGATATTTTATCATAGAATTTTGCAGATTTCTTTACTTACTTTTGAAAAATGATCTCAAACGCCTTCTATTATATCTTAGAAATAAAACCAATTGATTGTTTTTACACATCAAGAAATTcgaacatttatatttaagcacatctaaaaaaaaaaacaaaaaaattggtattcgtttatgtttatgtaaatatataaatttgtttagttgcAGTAGACACCATTATCGCCTTTTAGGCCTAGTCCTCATCTCATTGATCTAAACGCTGTGCTGCAGAGCACACATCAGTTCCAATTCATAGTCGCCAACGCTATCCATTTCGAAATTTTGTCGCATGTGATCAATGCACACATGCTCATTATCGAGCTTGTTCTGGGCCCAAAGAATAAGCTTGATAAGGAACACCAGGCGAGGCTCCATGCTCTTGGTCTCCTCGAGCTTCAATATGGACGAGTCGAGATCGCTATTGTCTGCCAACGACCAGATGTCGGCAATTGGAGTGCCCGTCAGCTTCTCTGGTGGTGGGGAAGGATTCACTGCTGCGTCAGGAGTCGAGCTGATTGCTTCAGCTTTCTTGCGTTGACGGAGTATTTCAAagagttgcagctgctgcatgtGAAAGTACATGTAATTGTCGGCATCGAACTTTTTGTATAGTTTCTTGGCCATCTCCATGGCATACTGCAATTGGCCAGCTCGCACTGCATTTCGATACTCCTCACTGTCCAACTTGGCACCTGATTCAAGCTTGGCTTGTGCTTGAAACGAACGCGATGCGTCCTTGTAGCCCTCTGTCAACGATGTTAATATAATTTGGGATTATTCTGAAGAAAGTATATActtagtatttaataataccaaCCCCTCAGTAAATAACTCATAATTAGGCGATTAATGTTGGCCTGCTTGCATTGATAGCTCTTCATGCGATTGGCCCAGAATGGTCGTTGATTTCTACTCGCCATAACAGTTGCTGCACCTGCAACAGGTGAAGAAAGCACGCTCTTCGCACTATTAATAGAGCCACTATCGTAAAGATTAATGATAATGAACTTGGGGTGTGTTTATGGGCGTGTATtaggtatatttagtatatttaagataGTCGGTAAGATGTGAATAAGAAGTGCACTCAATCTCAGACTGTTAACAGAAATGTTAAATGTGTCACAGAATCTTTTGTAACATTACAATGTTGCAAATTTGTAACATGGCTATCAAATGTTACTTAACTGGCTGTAAGATGCGAATAACAAGGGCAttcaatatgaaaaaaaactattaacaGAAATGTTAACATTTGGGTGACAGAGTTTTTTGTAACATTACAATGCTAATGTTAAATGCCAAATGATATTTAACAGACTGTGAGCTCTGTAAAATACAACATGCTTATtcatgaaatacaaaaatatacatacaaaaataaaaacaatgcaataGCTTATTTCTTagtaaaatgaatttgtatttctGCTTAAAAAGCTCGATTAATTTTTCACGCcacaaattgtttacaaacCACATTTTAATCAGTTGCCAAGGCGACAACTGATTAAATGTTGAACTTTAAATGCACTAAAAATGGAaggaaacaaatttgaaaaaatatatatttttgcaatttttactttgtttgactaacaatttgtttattgcgATCGTTTTGATAATCTTGTAAGCAGCCTTGCCCAATGACATTGGCATAGTCCAAGCAAAAGCAAGTGCAACTGtgtgttgtgagtgtgtgtgtgcgtgtttttgtTATCGTATGGGCGCCAAAATAGAAACGTTGCTTGcagataaaaataaaccagtatagtatatacaaaCACTATATAGACAAATCGTTTTTTCACTTTCTCTCGACTTTTGCACACTGCACAAAACccacctgttgttgttgttggtggtgttgttattgttgttgtgggtgcACTGCTTTAGTTGCTATTGTACCAAACACTGATGCTGCCCAGCAGGTTGCTGAATACATCATAAGTGTCAACCATCAAGTGGAGCATGCAAATCACTTCCACAAACAGACCGGCCACAAATGCCACTAAGAATGTGTTCTCCAGTTGCAGCTCCATGCAGAATCTAATCCTGTTAATTAAGTTGTGCAAAATTTGCTAATTTTTCCAAattgtgtatattttgcaaataatgCGATTATTTTGCAATCAGAAGAGAAGTGCGTTAAAACGTTGTGAGAACACGGAATGCGGATGTGATTATggactgcagctgcagctgcttttcCGTTTCAGCTATTTTCCGTTTTGTGTATCTCTCCTGGCTGGTTGGCAAATCCAAAATCGCTTCCAGTCTGCACACGTCGTTTTGAGCATTGTACCGCCcacgcaacagcagcagcaacagcgcagTGTTGCACTTTGGGGTTGCATGCAGACGAGAATCGAGTCCCGGGCACAGTGTTGCCTCACTAAATCGACGCCGCGAGGTCTCGAGTGCGCAGGACGCCCCCACGAACAATTGTCTCTTGCACTCTTGTGTCTAGCACTGCATTTGTCGATTGCTGTGCGCCTGTGCCGTATGGCAGCGCCTGTGTGGGTGCCGTGTGTTGCTTTGCGTCTTTGTTTGTGCCCCACTGTGCTGCGACTGCAGCTGTCGTCGCTGACGTGTCGATGTGTGGGCGCTTTGGAATACGGCGAACAGGCGCGCATAAGTCAAACGTGCCGACCAACTCTGATGCCGTTTCCAGCGCAGCGAATTGCAACGGTAAATGACTGTGACGCACAGTGGTACACATTGCCATCAAAATTGTGTGACATCACTGGAAAGTCAAGGATTTATTCGTCATAATAATGCGTTATCTAACTATTCGATTGTCACACTTGAAagcatatttatgtaattatataatGCTCACAGATTAATGACACTCGATACGAATTGTATAATAACTAATTACATAGTCCAATTGCCATTGAGCCCTTTGCTTAATGATTGAATTATGATTTGTTTTCAAGTTTGGTTTCCTCTTTTTTAATTCatcttttatgttttattctCGTTATAAAATTTTGGCTCATTTTAatctttatatacataattacaaaaaattataacaaagcaaattttattgaattgagcaattattttcacaaatatataattcaacTGTCATTGACATATCGCTACCATGAATAaaacatcattttatttcaagttcACTGCtcttatttcaatatacaatatgtatgtttctcgttttaaaattcttatataataaatgattATAAGGAAGGAAAGTGACAGTAAATTTTGCAATCATGAATATTTTGATAACGTTTAACtactatttataaaaaaaatctaatgaCCTAccaaaaaatgagaaattgccttaaaaactataataataaacctACAACCGAAACGATTGTCCGATTAAAAAAGGTTTTCATTAAGTGAGCAATTTTTACTGTACACAGAAGTTAATAACTAACAActatcaattaaatatacatacatacgattattggtgttattttttatatatttatgacatTAAATTTTTACTTTACACAAATGTGTCTGTTAAACTATATTTGCATACGATTACCAAAATGTCGCATTCGACCCACTGTGCGGCAGGGTTGCATGCTTTCATGGCGTTTATGTTTGCCTGTTGCATGTTGAACTTTAGCAGGGAGAGCACTGCACATAATATCCCTTGGCCTTGGATTGGTCGAactcttttctttattttatttttggtaattgctgttgttgttgatgttgttgctgttgttgttgcatcgCTTTGTTTGTGGTGGCTAGCAACTGTTGCCGGACGCGCGTGGGTCGTGCCGCAGACACTTGGGACAGGTGCACAGCAATTGCGAGTTAGCTGTCATAGAATGGAAAATACTCTACGGCGGAATTGCAACTGCTGTCAGTTGCCCATAGCCCATAGCCCGGGCGCATGTCCGGGAGAGAAACGCGACAAGGCGACATCAACTTGCAGCTTTTGGACAGGCAGCCACGTAGCGTTCGATTTGATTAGTTGgcaccgcagcagcagcctcccTTTTTTGTTGAGATGCATTTCCAGTGCTTCCTGGTATTTTCCAGGCACGGACTGGCTGATTCCGAATATtgcattataatttttgatcCCCAGGAAATCGGGACGTTGCGTGGTAATCAGAATTCCCAGGTCTGCTCCTGTGCTCTACGATATTCCTACTGTGGCTTCCTGCTAGCCTGTTGACGGACAGATAAAATcgataataattgaaatggcGTCGTCGTCATTAGTGACGGCAGCAGTaacgagtgagagagagagagacatagtgtaacttgcaaataaatgtaaattcgTTTGTGCTGTGTGCATCAAATTACATTGCACTTGGCTTACAATTACATTTTCGGTTGCTTGCGGAGGTCATCTTGAGCACGCCAATGACAATGACCTCTGACAGACTTTTGGATGAACTGATTGACAGGCGAGCATGAAACAGCAGGCAGCTGCGATCGAAGTCGAACGGCAAGCTTCCAAAATGGAAGAAGAAacagtgtgagtgtgagtgtgtgtgtgtgattgtatGGGTGGGCTGACAGCAACTCTTCCTGctagcaacagcgacagcagcagcctacgcacacaaacactcacacacacacacagtcgagATTGTCATTTTGCTGCCTGCCATTTAATTATACGGTACTCGGTAATCTCTCATGTTGTGAGCGTGTACAAACATTTTCAAGTGTGGCCACAGCTTCCGGCATAACGAGTagatttgtttgcattgttgttgccttgtcaatttgcatttgaaatgctcgttcaatatttatgtacatacatacatatgtacacaatTATTGCAATTACGCCAACGATAACATGAATATCGTATTTTTAGCGCGATCGATTTACGTGGAAGTAAGCTCGTATTTCGATACCACCTTTTGCGTTTATCGAAAACATGTTTACTTTATCGCACTCGTGGCTGGGgcttttgctgctggctgttggGGTCTTTGAACGACAGAGCAGCTAAAAAACAccaaagaatacaaaaaaaatacttgtaaacacaacagcagctggagaaaaaaaacaacacaaataacGCAACTGCAGAGAATGCATGTTGTCGAGGTGTGGTGGTCAGTGGCCTGTTGTGAGTGCCTGATATATGAACTTGTTTCCAGTGTCGCTCGCCCTGAATAATTCATTCAAGAAAAGCCATTTTCCGTGTTCAAGCACTGATGATGAATATGCATGAACTCACAACAAATATgcatgtacacacatacatacatatgtgtgcatgtacatgtacatatgtacatatgtaaatgtatgcTTGTGTATGCAATCCGTGATAAGCTTTGCCAAAATGCCAGCGAAGCCAACCGAGACTTTTATTTACATCatgtgctttgcttttatgctGCCTTTTTCGGTTTTCGCTCTATGTGCTCTTCTTTGCACTTTTCTTTGACTTGTCTTgtctgcagttgctgttgcttttactgttgctgttcATGCTGCTGCCCTGGTCTTGGTCTGTCAtggcgtcgctgttgctgtcgctgtcattGGCGCTGtcgcgttgtcgttgttgctgtctgtGTTTTGGTtattggtattggtattggtTGGTTTCTTGATTGGTCGCTTGGTTGCttatttgttgttgggttGCAGAAACCGCGACTGTAAAAATAACTGTGTCGCGGTTGCAGCGATGATTTCTGCTTGCCCAGCACTGGCAAAGTCTTCAAAATCCGGGTTTGTAAGAAAACTGCATTGCTTGAGCCAGAAGGAGTTCAACACTGCAAGCGAGCGAAAGAGATAGCAAACGCCTtgtaagcaaaacaaagcagcCTTCGGCGtcttacatttgtttttttgggtcATGGCAGTAGCGGCAACTGTGATGCTGCTGATCGTTGCTTgctttgtgctgtgctgtggttACGATTGCGGCAAAAACTATTGCAATGTAATCGCAACAGCAATACACGAGTACATACTATTTAACAAGTTTTTGCGCAAAACTATTTCGCATTCGCGCGCGcgtctgtttgttgtttttaagttttacAGCGCCTTATTAACAGGCGCACAGCGAAAAAAGCACAACGAACTGCATGCTGTGTGTATCGCTGCTGCGcttacaaagaaaataaacacaaatgtgcactacacaacaacagcgaccGCGACAGCGACAGTACAaaatgtgcaacaacaacaaaaagtacaaCGTCGCGAcgtcggcaacaacaagcaaacacaGTTCAATACACACAACGCCATGC
This is a stretch of genomic DNA from Drosophila albomicans strain 15112-1751.03 chromosome 3, ASM965048v2, whole genome shotgun sequence. It encodes these proteins:
- the LOC117567655 gene encoding glucose-induced degradation protein 8-A homolog, with the translated sequence MASRNQRPFWANRMKSYQCKQANINRLIMSYLLREGYKDASRSFQAQAKLESGAKLDSEEYRNAVRAGQLQYAMEMAKKLYKKFDADNYMYFHMQQLQLFEILRQRKKAEAISSTPDAAVNPSPPPEKLTGTPIADIWSLADNSDLDSSILKLEETKSMEPRLVFLIKLILWAQNKLDNEHVCIDHMRQNFEMDSVGDYELELMCALQHSV
- the LOC117568429 gene encoding dynein light chain roadblock-type 2 isoform X2, with translation MRKKTGNNPRRTIRYVEEAFRQIQQKKNIRDIVIINERGHPVKSTMEHEDAVKFVGYFQEIRGRLERGMEKIDPTDELLMIRVRTKFHEVLLSPDSKITYIVVQNAEK
- the LOC117568429 gene encoding dynein light chain roadblock-type 2 isoform X1 codes for the protein MAISKVNRMTKNNRLFSENMFQSPPEKPRRTIRYVEEAFRQIQQKKNIRDIVIINERGHPVKSTMEHEDAVKFVGYFQEIRGRLERGMEKIDPTDELLMIRVRTKFHEVLLSPDSKITYIVVQNAEK
- the LOC117568430 gene encoding dynein light chain roadblock-type 2 produces the protein MSQEVEETLKRIQSHKGVVGTIVVNNEGIPVKSTLDNTTTVQYAGLMSQLADKARSVVRDLDPSNDMTFLRVRSKKHEIMVAPDKDFILIVIQNPTD